Proteins encoded within one genomic window of Sphingomonas cannabina:
- a CDS encoding MaoC family dehydratase has product MAGRYFDEWRVGDRIEHELRRTVTETDNLLFSTMTHNTQPLHLDAEAARASEFGQILVNGTFTFALMVGITVGDTTAGTLVANLGYDKLVMPKPVFIGDTLRAESEVVETRPSKSRPGHGIVTWKHRMFNQRDEIVCECLRSALLKSRVQIV; this is encoded by the coding sequence ATGGCCGGCCGCTACTTCGACGAATGGCGCGTCGGTGATCGGATCGAGCACGAGCTCCGCCGCACCGTCACCGAGACCGACAACCTGCTGTTCTCGACGATGACTCACAACACCCAGCCGCTCCACCTCGACGCCGAGGCGGCGCGGGCGAGCGAGTTCGGGCAGATCCTCGTCAACGGCACCTTCACCTTCGCGCTGATGGTCGGCATCACCGTCGGCGACACCACCGCCGGCACGCTCGTCGCCAATCTCGGCTACGACAAGCTGGTGATGCCCAAGCCGGTGTTCATCGGCGACACCCTCCGCGCGGAGAGCGAGGTGGTCGAGACCCGCCCGTCGAAGTCGCGTCCCGGCCACGGCATCGTCACCTGGAAACACCGCATGTTCAACCAGCGCGACGAGATTGTGTGCGAATGCCTGCGCAGCGCGCTGCTCAAATCGCGCGTCCAGATCGTGTGA
- a CDS encoding M13 family metallopeptidase → MKRLALVTALLLASTACNSSTTTNNASVAAAGTLAGVDQSAIDKNVKPGDDFDAYANGAWRAKAEIPADRSSTGAFLDVIKVAEQRNADLIKSISDANPAAGSNERKIADYYAAFMDTAGIEKRGIAPLKPELDAIAAVGDVKALSSLLGSRMRADTDPLNATNFSTENLFGLFVTQDLNNPTRTVPYLMQGGLGLPDRDYYLSPKPEMVEIRNAYKGYLARMLGLAGVPDAAAKADRIFALEMKIAAAHADIPTSQDAHKANNPWKRADFAGKAPGIDWDAYWTAAGLPGQQDFIAWQPAAIAKLSALVKSEPLDSWKAWLTFHSINTAAATLPKAFDDARFDFYGKTLYGTPQQRPRDKRAITAVNNDLGDAVGQLYVAKYFPASSRTEIEGMVKNIVAAFDKRVAALDWMADSTKAEARRKLQVLKVGVGYPDKWRDYSALEIRADDPLGNARRAELAEYRHQIAKIGKPVDRGEWWMTPQTVNAINLPLQNALNFPAAILEPPFFDPRFDAAANYGSIGATIGHEISHSFDNLGADFDSSGKLHNWWTPADLARFEKAGAALAAQYDAYEALPGLHLNGKQELGENIADVAGLTAAYEAYRASLGGKEAPVIDGLTGDQRFFLAFAQSWKTKVREKALRAAIATDVHAPAQWRVQTVRNLDAWYPAFNVQAGEKLYLAPDKRVKVW, encoded by the coding sequence ATGAAACGTCTTGCCCTTGTCACCGCGCTGCTGCTCGCCAGCACCGCGTGCAACTCGTCCACCACCACCAACAACGCCAGCGTCGCCGCTGCCGGGACGCTCGCCGGCGTCGACCAGTCGGCGATCGACAAGAACGTGAAGCCCGGCGACGACTTCGACGCCTATGCCAACGGCGCATGGCGGGCGAAGGCGGAGATCCCGGCCGACCGATCGTCGACCGGCGCCTTCCTCGACGTGATCAAAGTGGCCGAGCAGCGCAACGCCGACCTCATCAAGAGCATCAGCGACGCCAATCCGGCGGCCGGCAGCAACGAGCGCAAGATCGCGGACTATTACGCCGCCTTCATGGACACGGCGGGGATCGAGAAGCGCGGCATCGCGCCGCTCAAGCCCGAGCTCGATGCGATCGCGGCGGTCGGCGACGTGAAGGCGCTGTCGTCGCTACTCGGCTCGCGGATGCGTGCGGACACCGATCCCCTCAACGCGACCAACTTCTCGACCGAGAACCTGTTCGGCCTGTTCGTGACGCAGGACCTCAACAACCCGACCCGCACCGTGCCCTATCTGATGCAGGGCGGGCTGGGGCTGCCGGACCGCGACTATTACCTGTCGCCGAAGCCCGAGATGGTTGAAATCCGCAACGCCTATAAGGGATATCTCGCCAGGATGCTGGGCCTGGCCGGCGTGCCCGACGCGGCGGCGAAGGCGGATCGCATCTTCGCGCTGGAGATGAAGATCGCAGCGGCGCACGCCGACATCCCGACCAGCCAGGACGCGCACAAGGCCAACAATCCCTGGAAGCGCGCCGACTTCGCCGGCAAGGCGCCGGGGATCGACTGGGATGCCTATTGGACGGCGGCGGGGCTGCCGGGCCAGCAGGACTTCATCGCCTGGCAGCCGGCGGCGATCGCCAAGCTGTCGGCACTGGTCAAGAGCGAGCCGCTCGACAGCTGGAAGGCCTGGCTGACCTTCCATTCGATCAACACCGCCGCGGCGACGCTGCCCAAGGCGTTCGACGACGCGCGTTTCGACTTCTACGGCAAGACGCTCTACGGCACGCCGCAGCAGCGCCCGCGCGACAAGCGCGCGATCACCGCGGTCAACAACGACCTCGGCGACGCGGTCGGCCAGCTCTACGTCGCCAAATATTTCCCCGCCTCGTCGCGGACCGAGATCGAGGGGATGGTGAAGAACATCGTCGCCGCCTTCGACAAGCGGGTGGCGGCGCTCGACTGGATGGCGGACAGCACCAAGGCCGAGGCGCGGCGCAAGCTCCAGGTGCTGAAGGTCGGCGTCGGCTATCCGGACAAATGGCGCGACTATTCGGCGCTGGAGATCCGTGCCGACGACCCGCTCGGCAACGCCCGTCGCGCCGAGCTCGCGGAGTATCGTCACCAGATCGCCAAGATCGGCAAGCCGGTCGACCGCGGCGAATGGTGGATGACGCCGCAGACGGTGAATGCGATCAACCTACCGCTGCAGAACGCGCTCAACTTCCCGGCCGCGATCCTGGAGCCGCCGTTCTTCGACCCCAGGTTCGACGCCGCCGCCAACTACGGCTCGATCGGTGCGACGATCGGGCACGAGATCAGCCACAGCTTCGACAATCTCGGCGCCGATTTCGATTCGAGCGGCAAGCTGCACAATTGGTGGACGCCGGCCGACCTCGCCCGGTTCGAGAAGGCGGGCGCGGCGCTGGCGGCGCAGTACGACGCCTATGAGGCGCTGCCGGGGCTGCACCTCAATGGCAAGCAGGAGCTGGGCGAGAATATCGCCGACGTCGCCGGGCTGACCGCTGCTTACGAGGCCTACCGTGCCTCGCTCGGCGGCAAGGAGGCGCCGGTGATCGACGGCCTGACCGGCGACCAGCGCTTCTTCCTCGCCTTCGCGCAGAGCTGGAAGACCAAGGTGCGCGAGAAGGCGCTGCGCGCCGCGATCGCTACCGACGTCCATGCGCCGGCGCAATGGCGCGTGCAGACGGTGCGGAACCTGGATGCCTGGTATCCGGCGTTCAACGTCCAAGCGGGGGAGAAGCTGTACCTGGCGCCGGACAAGCGTGTGAAGGTGTGGTAA
- a CDS encoding endonuclease domain-containing protein yields MLKDVAPKAKRGGVKRARALRRKMSLPEVLLWTALRSRPCGLKFRKQHPSGPYTLDFYCSDARLVIEVDGEAHSRGDQPVLDAHRDAWLAGHGIMTLRIPAGDILNDMDAALRGVIATARSRLPLHHPAAPDGPPPRDELGED; encoded by the coding sequence ATGCTCAAAGATGTTGCGCCGAAAGCGAAGCGAGGCGGGGTGAAACGCGCCCGCGCCTTGCGGCGGAAGATGTCGTTGCCGGAAGTGTTGCTTTGGACCGCGCTGCGTTCGCGACCGTGCGGGCTCAAGTTCCGCAAGCAGCATCCGAGCGGACCCTATACTCTCGACTTCTATTGCAGCGACGCCCGGCTGGTGATCGAGGTCGACGGGGAAGCCCATTCGCGCGGCGATCAGCCGGTTCTGGATGCGCACCGTGACGCATGGTTGGCGGGGCACGGTATCATGACGTTGCGGATTCCGGCCGGCGATATCCTCAATGATATGGATGCAGCCTTGCGCGGCGTCATTGCCACAGCGCGATCGCGCCTGCCCCTCCACCATCCGGCTGCGCCGGATGGTCCCCCTCCCCGAGACGAGCTCGGGGAGGATTGA
- a CDS encoding MmcQ/YjbR family DNA-binding protein, with protein sequence MAERFDSWDDVTAFALALPDVELAPFYGTPCPKVNAKAFVSPSRESDSFHVMSPHEEKAVLLETDPDTFWQTPHYENWPGLLVRYGSADPERVANIIRRAWWDRAKKPQRTAFGPRP encoded by the coding sequence ATGGCTGAGCGCTTCGACAGCTGGGACGACGTCACCGCCTTCGCCCTGGCCTTGCCCGACGTGGAACTGGCGCCCTTCTACGGCACCCCCTGCCCCAAGGTGAACGCCAAGGCCTTTGTCTCGCCCAGCCGGGAGTCCGACAGCTTTCATGTGATGAGCCCGCACGAGGAAAAGGCGGTGCTGCTCGAAACCGACCCCGACACCTTCTGGCAGACGCCCCATTACGAGAACTGGCCCGGCCTGCTCGTCCGCTACGGCTCGGCCGATCCCGAGCGCGTCGCCAACATCATCCGCCGCGCGTGGTGGGACCGCGCGAAAAAGCCCCAACGCACCGCCTTTGGCCCACGTCCCTGA
- a CDS encoding GNAT family N-acetyltransferase, which translates to MTLHLRQATITDLPAIVALLADDVNGTQREDASLPLDPGYTAAFAAIAADPDQELIAAEQDGRIVGTLQLSFLPGLSFKGAWRGQIEAVRIAGDLRGQGLGGEMIRWAVERCRQRGCRMVQLTSKTNRADAHRFYEKLGWKKTHAGFKLQLTEDR; encoded by the coding sequence ATGACCCTCCACCTCCGCCAGGCCACCATCACCGACCTCCCGGCCATCGTCGCGCTCCTCGCCGACGACGTGAACGGCACGCAGCGCGAGGACGCCTCGCTTCCGCTCGACCCGGGCTACACCGCCGCCTTCGCCGCGATCGCGGCCGATCCCGACCAGGAGCTCATTGCCGCCGAGCAGGACGGCCGCATCGTCGGCACGCTGCAGCTGAGCTTCCTCCCCGGCCTCTCCTTCAAGGGCGCTTGGCGCGGCCAGATCGAGGCGGTCCGCATCGCCGGCGACCTGCGCGGCCAGGGGCTCGGGGGCGAGATGATCCGCTGGGCGGTCGAGCGCTGCCGCCAGCGCGGCTGCCGCATGGTCCAGCTCACCTCCAAGACCAACCGCGCCGATGCGCACCGCTTCTATGAGAAGCTCGGCTGGAAGAAGACCCACGCCGGCTTCAAGCTCCAACTGACGGAGGACCGCTGA
- a CDS encoding acetyl/propionyl/methylcrotonyl-CoA carboxylase subunit alpha produces MLKSLLIANRGEIACRIIRTARAMKIRTVAVYSDADSNALHVRQADEAVHIGPSPARESYLVGDRIIAAAKETGAEAIHPGYGFLSENADFAQAVIDAGLIWVGPRPDSIRAMGLKDAAKQRMIAAGVPVTPGYLGEDQSPERLSREAEATGYPVLIKAVAGGGGKGMRRVDRAEDFADALASCQREAASSFGDDRVLIEKYILSPRHIEVQVFGDAHGNVVHLFERDCSLQRRHQKVIEEAPAPGMDEATREAICAAAVRAAKAVDYVGAGTIEFIADASDGLRADRIWFMEMNTRLQVEHPVTEEITGVDLVEWQLRVASGEPLPKAQDELAINGWAIEARLYAEDPAKGFLPSPGRIDHLALDHRIRVETGVEEADAVSPFYDPMIAKLVAHADTRDVARTKLMHALDQSYVAPLRTNAGFLFECLDCSEFALGQVDTGLIERAGEALLPAAELSQAVLDAAARRYRRDWLDWAGLDLNEQHRRAGLFGFRLNAAAKDTIDLHGRGGKGVGSTMGFDKPFGIASTMTSEGEILVTDRGVTYTFDQRPTTGGAAGAIGDGAILAPMPGRITAVEVAAGERVATGQKLVTLEAMKMEHGLTAPFDGIVAELDVEPGAQVSEGRMLVRVEKAE; encoded by the coding sequence ATGTTGAAATCGCTACTGATTGCCAACCGCGGGGAAATCGCCTGCCGCATCATTCGCACCGCGCGGGCGATGAAAATCCGCACGGTCGCGGTCTATTCGGACGCCGACTCGAACGCACTCCACGTCCGCCAGGCCGACGAGGCGGTGCACATCGGCCCATCGCCAGCGCGCGAGAGCTATCTCGTCGGCGACCGCATCATCGCGGCGGCGAAGGAGACGGGCGCCGAGGCGATCCACCCCGGCTACGGTTTCCTCAGCGAGAACGCCGATTTCGCCCAGGCGGTGATCGACGCCGGCCTGATCTGGGTCGGCCCCAGGCCCGACAGCATCCGCGCGATGGGCCTCAAGGACGCCGCCAAGCAGCGCATGATCGCCGCCGGCGTGCCGGTGACGCCCGGCTATCTCGGCGAGGACCAGTCGCCCGAGCGCCTCTCCCGCGAAGCCGAGGCGACCGGCTATCCGGTGCTGATCAAGGCCGTCGCCGGCGGCGGCGGCAAGGGAATGCGCCGCGTCGACCGCGCGGAGGATTTCGCCGACGCCCTCGCCTCCTGCCAGCGCGAGGCCGCATCCTCGTTCGGCGACGATCGCGTGCTGATCGAGAAATACATCCTCTCGCCCCGTCATATCGAGGTGCAGGTGTTCGGTGACGCCCACGGCAACGTCGTCCACCTGTTCGAGCGCGACTGCTCGCTCCAGCGCCGCCACCAGAAGGTGATCGAGGAGGCCCCCGCCCCCGGCATGGACGAGGCGACGCGCGAAGCGATCTGCGCGGCGGCGGTGCGCGCGGCAAAGGCGGTCGACTATGTCGGCGCCGGCACCATCGAGTTCATCGCCGACGCCAGCGACGGCCTGCGCGCCGACCGCATCTGGTTCATGGAGATGAACACGCGGCTCCAGGTCGAGCACCCGGTGACCGAGGAGATCACCGGCGTCGACCTGGTCGAGTGGCAACTGCGGGTAGCATCAGGCGAGCCGCTGCCGAAGGCGCAGGACGAGCTGGCGATCAACGGCTGGGCGATCGAGGCGCGGCTCTATGCGGAGGATCCGGCGAAGGGGTTCCTGCCGAGCCCTGGTCGCATCGACCATCTCGCATTGGATCATCGCATTCGCGTTGAAACCGGAGTTGAGGAGGCTGACGCCGTCAGCCCCTTCTATGATCCAATGATCGCCAAGCTAGTCGCCCACGCCGACACTCGCGACGTTGCGCGTACCAAGCTGATGCACGCACTGGATCAGAGCTATGTCGCACCGCTCCGCACCAACGCCGGCTTCCTTTTCGAGTGCCTCGACTGCTCGGAATTCGCACTGGGCCAAGTCGATACCGGTTTGATCGAGCGGGCCGGTGAAGCGTTGTTGCCGGCGGCGGAGCTGTCCCAGGCCGTGCTCGATGCCGCTGCGCGACGCTACCGCCGCGACTGGCTCGATTGGGCGGGTCTCGACCTGAACGAGCAACATCGGCGGGCAGGGCTGTTCGGCTTTCGGCTGAACGCCGCTGCCAAGGATACGATCGACCTCCATGGACGGGGCGGCAAGGGAGTCGGCTCGACAATGGGCTTCGACAAGCCGTTCGGGATAGCTTCGACAATGACGTCGGAGGGCGAAATCCTCGTTACCGATCGCGGTGTGACCTACACCTTCGATCAGCGTCCAACGACGGGCGGAGCAGCGGGTGCAATCGGCGATGGCGCTATCCTCGCGCCGATGCCTGGCCGCATCACAGCCGTCGAGGTCGCGGCTGGCGAGCGCGTCGCCACAGGCCAGAAGCTCGTCACCCTCGAAGCGATGAAGATGGAGCACGGCCTCACCGCCCCGTTCGACGGCATCGTCGCGGAGCTCGACGTCGAACCCGGCGCACAGGTGAGCGAGGGCCGGATGCTGGTCCGGGTGGAGAAAGCGGAGTGA
- a CDS encoding carboxyl transferase domain-containing protein encodes MSAPVLDTRLSPDSEQFRTNAAHNRALVERLRADVAQAALGGSDKARERHTARGKLLPRDRVERLLDPGSPFLEIGQLAACDMYEGEVPGAGMIAGIGRVSGRQVMIVCNDATVKGGTYYPMTVKKHLRAQEIAEQNRLPCVYLVDSGGANLPHQAEVFPDREHFGRIFFNQANMSAKGIPQIACVMGSCTAGGAYVPAMSDETVIVRGQGTIFLAGPPLVKAATGEVISAEELGGADTHGRKSGVVDHVAENDEHALTIVRDIVSTLQPQHQPGINLREPRPPKFAAEDLYGIIPTDVRAPYDVHEVIARLVDGSEFHEFKPLYGSSLVCGFAHIWGIPVAILANNGVLFSESAVKGAHFIELACQRRVPLLFLQNISGFMVGGKYEAEGIAKHGAKLVTAVATASVPKITVLIGGSFGAGNYGMCGRAYSPRFLFTWPNSRISVMGGEQAASVLATVHRDAETWTEEQAEAFKAPIRQRYEDEGNPWHATARLWDDGIIDPAQTRDVLGLAFAATLNAPIPETPRFGVFRM; translated from the coding sequence ATGAGCGCACCCGTCCTCGACACCCGCCTCTCCCCCGACAGCGAGCAGTTCCGCACCAATGCCGCGCACAATCGCGCGCTGGTCGAGCGCCTGCGCGCCGACGTCGCCCAGGCCGCGCTCGGCGGCAGCGACAAGGCCCGCGAACGCCACACCGCGCGCGGCAAGCTCCTCCCCCGCGATCGCGTCGAGCGGCTGCTCGATCCCGGCTCGCCCTTCCTCGAGATCGGCCAGCTCGCCGCCTGCGACATGTACGAAGGCGAGGTCCCCGGCGCCGGCATGATCGCCGGCATCGGCCGCGTCTCCGGCCGGCAGGTGATGATCGTCTGCAACGATGCGACGGTGAAGGGCGGCACCTACTATCCGATGACGGTGAAGAAGCACCTGCGCGCCCAGGAGATCGCCGAGCAGAACCGCCTCCCCTGCGTCTATCTGGTCGATTCGGGCGGCGCCAACCTGCCCCACCAGGCCGAGGTGTTCCCCGACCGCGAGCATTTCGGCCGCATCTTCTTCAACCAGGCCAACATGAGCGCGAAGGGTATCCCCCAGATCGCCTGCGTGATGGGCAGCTGCACCGCCGGCGGCGCCTATGTCCCCGCCATGAGCGACGAGACGGTGATCGTGCGCGGCCAGGGCACGATCTTCCTCGCCGGCCCGCCGCTGGTGAAGGCCGCCACCGGCGAGGTGATCTCCGCGGAGGAACTGGGCGGCGCCGACACCCACGGCCGCAAGTCCGGCGTGGTCGACCATGTCGCCGAGAACGACGAGCATGCGCTGACGATCGTCCGCGACATCGTCTCGACGCTGCAGCCGCAGCATCAGCCGGGCATCAACCTGCGCGAGCCCCGCCCGCCGAAGTTCGCGGCCGAGGATCTCTACGGTATCATCCCCACCGACGTGCGCGCGCCCTATGATGTCCACGAGGTGATCGCCCGCCTGGTCGACGGATCCGAGTTCCACGAGTTCAAGCCGCTCTATGGCAGCTCGCTGGTCTGCGGCTTCGCGCACATCTGGGGCATCCCCGTCGCGATCCTCGCCAACAACGGCGTCCTGTTCAGCGAAAGCGCGGTCAAGGGCGCGCACTTCATCGAGCTCGCCTGTCAGCGCCGCGTGCCGCTGCTGTTCCTCCAGAACATCTCGGGTTTCATGGTCGGTGGGAAGTACGAGGCGGAAGGTATTGCCAAACATGGCGCGAAGCTGGTGACCGCCGTCGCCACCGCGAGCGTGCCGAAGATCACCGTCCTGATCGGCGGCAGCTTCGGCGCCGGCAACTACGGCATGTGCGGCCGCGCCTATAGCCCACGCTTCCTGTTCACCTGGCCCAACAGCCGCATCAGCGTGATGGGCGGCGAACAGGCTGCCTCGGTCCTCGCCACCGTCCACCGCGACGCCGAGACATGGACGGAGGAGCAGGCCGAAGCCTTCAAGGCGCCCATACGCCAGCGCTACGAGGACGAAGGCAACCCCTGGCACGCGACCGCGCGCCTATGGGACGACGGCATCATCGACCCCGCCCAGACCCGCGACGTCCTGGGCCTGGCGTTCGCCGCGACGCTCAACGCACCCATCCCCGAGACGCCGAGGTTCGGCGTGTTCCGGATGTGA
- a CDS encoding replication-associated recombination protein A, translating into MADLFAAFDPPPAADAPSPDAPLADRLRPARLEDVVGQEHLTGPEGAIGRMVAAGRLSSMILWGPPGTGKTTIARLLANAVGLRFVAISAVFSGVADLKKAFAEARQAARAGQRTLLFVDEIHRFNRAQQDGFLPYVEDGTVTLVGATTENPSFELNAALLSRAQVLILHRLDRAALEKLLDRAETIMERPLPLTPAARDALVASADGDGRFLLNQAETLYSVDIAEPLDPAGLSSFLQRRVAVYDKDREGHYNLISALHKSMRGSDPQAALYYLARMLTAGEEPLYVLRRITRFASEDIGLADPNALVQCLAAKDAYDFLGSPEGELAIAQACLYCATAPKSNAAYVAQKAAWRSAKETGSLMPPASILNAPTRLMKDIGYGKGYAYDHDTDEGFSGADYWPEEMGPQTFYAPTDRGFEKRLRERLDYWDQLRREKRDG; encoded by the coding sequence ATGGCCGACCTCTTCGCCGCCTTCGATCCGCCCCCCGCCGCCGACGCGCCCTCGCCGGACGCGCCGCTCGCCGACCGGCTGCGCCCGGCGCGGCTCGAGGACGTGGTGGGCCAGGAGCATCTGACCGGCCCGGAGGGCGCGATCGGCCGCATGGTCGCGGCAGGACGCCTGTCGTCGATGATCCTCTGGGGCCCGCCCGGCACCGGCAAGACCACCATCGCCCGCCTGCTCGCCAACGCGGTGGGGCTGCGCTTCGTCGCCATCTCGGCAGTGTTCTCAGGGGTGGCCGATCTCAAGAAAGCCTTCGCCGAGGCCCGCCAGGCCGCCCGCGCCGGCCAGCGCACGCTGCTGTTCGTGGACGAGATCCACCGCTTCAACCGCGCCCAGCAGGACGGCTTCCTGCCCTATGTCGAGGACGGCACCGTCACCCTGGTCGGCGCCACCACCGAGAACCCTTCGTTCGAGCTCAACGCCGCGCTGCTGAGCCGCGCCCAGGTCCTCATCCTCCACCGCCTCGACCGCGCAGCGCTGGAGAAGCTGCTCGATCGCGCCGAGACGATCATGGAGCGCCCGCTCCCGCTCACTCCTGCCGCCCGCGACGCGCTGGTGGCGAGCGCGGACGGTGACGGCCGCTTCCTCCTGAACCAGGCCGAGACGCTCTATTCGGTCGACATCGCCGAGCCGCTCGATCCCGCCGGCCTCTCCAGCTTCCTCCAGCGCCGCGTCGCCGTCTACGACAAGGACCGCGAGGGCCATTACAACCTGATCTCCGCGCTCCATAAGTCGATGCGCGGCTCGGACCCGCAGGCCGCGCTCTACTATCTCGCCCGCATGCTGACCGCCGGCGAGGAGCCGCTCTACGTCCTGCGCCGCATCACCCGCTTCGCCAGCGAGGACATCGGGCTCGCCGATCCCAATGCGCTGGTGCAATGCCTCGCTGCCAAGGACGCCTACGACTTCCTCGGCTCGCCCGAGGGCGAGCTCGCGATCGCGCAGGCGTGCCTCTATTGCGCCACCGCGCCCAAGTCGAACGCCGCCTATGTCGCGCAGAAGGCCGCCTGGCGGTCGGCGAAGGAGACCGGCTCGCTGATGCCGCCCGCCTCGATCCTCAACGCGCCGACGCGGCTGATGAAGGACATCGGCTACGGCAAGGGCTACGCCTACGACCACGACACCGACGAGGGCTTCTCCGGCGCCGACTATTGGCCCGAGGAGATGGGCCCGCAGACCTTCTACGCCCCCACCGACCGCGGTTTCGAGAAGCGTCTGCGCGAGCGGCTCGATTATTGGGACCAGCTCCGCCGGGAGAAACGCGATGGCTGA
- a CDS encoding nuclear transport factor 2 family protein, producing the protein MILAALLLAQTTPTKLPPANPLPPPGAEESAVLAPIEAMFAGLAARDGAKVLAQTRPEGSATVAIEKPDGTRSLKHLSWAEFTGGIKPGPERYEERSGTPAIDIDGDIAMVWAPYQFLVDGKVHHCGVNHFDLVRESGQWKVLNVTWSQRTTGCEAP; encoded by the coding sequence ATGATCCTCGCCGCCCTCCTCCTCGCCCAGACCACGCCGACCAAGCTCCCGCCGGCCAACCCCCTCCCCCCGCCCGGCGCGGAGGAGTCGGCGGTGCTCGCCCCGATCGAGGCGATGTTCGCCGGCCTCGCCGCGCGCGACGGCGCGAAGGTCCTCGCCCAGACCCGGCCGGAGGGCAGCGCCACCGTCGCGATCGAGAAGCCGGACGGCACGCGCAGCCTCAAGCACTTGAGCTGGGCCGAATTCACCGGTGGCATCAAACCAGGCCCGGAACGCTACGAAGAGCGCAGCGGCACCCCCGCGATCGACATCGACGGCGACATCGCGATGGTGTGGGCGCCGTACCAGTTCCTCGTCGACGGCAAGGTCCACCACTGCGGCGTCAACCACTTCGACCTCGTCCGCGAGAGCGGCCAGTGGAAGGTGCTGAACGTCACCTGGTCGCAGCGCACCACCGGCTGTGAGGCGCCGTGA
- a CDS encoding PadR family transcriptional regulator, whose amino-acid sequence MHFGHRGEGRGCGPRGWHGGGRWGGRRGGGPWGHGPFFAFGWDMAGEGGRGGRGGRRRMFDGNELRLVLLRLIADQPRHGYDLIKEIEERSGGAYAPSPGVVYPTLTMLADMGLTEEQQSEGARKLFAATEAGHAELEAKAEEVAALLARLTELGEERERTSGGVIRRAMGNLRSALGERLSQSDVDDETLHAIADILDEATRRIERLERK is encoded by the coding sequence ATGCATTTCGGACATCGTGGAGAAGGTCGCGGCTGCGGGCCGCGCGGATGGCATGGCGGCGGTCGCTGGGGCGGCCGGCGCGGGGGCGGCCCTTGGGGCCATGGCCCGTTCTTCGCCTTCGGCTGGGACATGGCGGGCGAGGGTGGCCGCGGCGGACGCGGCGGTCGCCGGCGCATGTTCGACGGCAACGAGCTGCGGCTCGTGCTGCTCCGCCTGATTGCCGACCAGCCGCGCCACGGCTACGACCTCATCAAGGAGATCGAGGAGCGCAGCGGCGGCGCCTATGCGCCGAGCCCGGGCGTGGTCTATCCGACGCTCACCATGCTCGCCGACATGGGCCTCACCGAGGAGCAGCAGTCGGAAGGCGCGCGCAAGCTGTTCGCGGCGACCGAGGCCGGCCACGCCGAGCTCGAGGCCAAGGCCGAGGAGGTGGCGGCGCTGCTGGCGCGGCTCACCGAGCTCGGCGAGGAGCGCGAGCGCACCAGCGGCGGCGTGATCCGCCGCGCGATGGGCAATTTGCGCTCGGCGCTCGGCGAGCGGCTGTCGCAGAGCGACGTCGACGACGAGACGCTGCACGCGATCGCCGACATCCTCGACGAGGCTACCCGTCGCATCGAGCGGCTGGAGCGTAAGTGA
- a CDS encoding DUF2218 domain-containing protein, with the protein MTISAIAKVPTAQASKYLQQLCKHWQHNLTVVFNAEHGTIVFPRDARGADWPGDALVTLAAGPETLDVRIDASIEGQLEALKDAVARHVDRFAFREAPLAFAWVESLA; encoded by the coding sequence ATGACGATCAGCGCGATCGCCAAGGTGCCGACGGCGCAGGCGAGCAAATATCTCCAGCAGCTGTGCAAGCACTGGCAGCATAACCTCACTGTCGTGTTCAACGCCGAGCATGGGACGATCGTCTTCCCGCGCGACGCGCGCGGCGCCGACTGGCCGGGTGATGCGCTCGTGACGCTCGCCGCCGGGCCCGAGACGCTCGATGTGCGGATCGACGCCAGCATCGAGGGGCAGCTCGAGGCGCTGAAGGACGCGGTGGCGCGGCACGTCGACCGATTCGCTTTCCGCGAGGCGCCGCTGGCGTTCGCATGGGTTGAGAGCCTGGCTTAA